A window of Aurantibacillus circumpalustris genomic DNA:
ACATACATATTATAATTGTCGTTGAAAAAGAAAAATCCATCGCCACTTGGCAGCTGTTTGTACCCTGCATCCTTGGCAAAGGCTTTAAGTTTTTTCGTTAGGTCACATACGATATAGGAATAAATTGGAGTATTAGGGCGAAAATCGAACTCTCGTTTATTCTTGTCCTTCGCCTCACCTTCAATAATTTCCCTAGCATATTTGTTAATCTGAGTAATAGGGTTTTCTACATCCGTATAGTCATTTCTCATTGGACGTTTAAACTCCACTAGTACAATTGATTCATAGGGCTTTTCATCATTTGAAAAAGCAAAAGGCTTATTGAAAACAAGTATGTCTGGCCTATCCTTAGAATTCGAATCTACTTGAGTGTTTTGTTTGAAAGATTTATCTGATGCTAAGTATTTGTGATATGATAGCTTTTCATCAAGCATCCAAAGATTATGGTCTTCAAATCCAATTTCATCAGAAAGTGTTTTTAAAGGGAAAATTAGGCTGTGAACGGCTTTTTCTGGAGCTTCACGCTTTAATAGCTTGTCAAAAAGATCTATAACAAGTTTTCTATGAATTACATATTCTGATAGTTTAGCGTTTCCAACTTCGATTATTTTTGCGTACAACTCTCGATGTTTTTCATCAAACTCATTAAGATCTTCTTCGCTTTCAATAAATTTGATGACAGTTTTAGTTTCCTTTTTTACATCTAGTTCTAACTCCTGCTGAATTTTAAACACTTCAATCTCCATTTTTTCTTCTGAAAGTGTAGAAGGAATTTTCTTTAATCTATCAGTTTTATACTTAAGTAACTGCCTATATCTGGGGTGCTGAGCTACAAATTCTCTTACCTTGACTATTCTTGTTTCTGAAAGCTCGCTGATTTGCCGTTCAAACTCTTGACTAAGTAAATCGGTAATTGACTTTCTCAGCTCATCCTGATTTATTTGATCTGGGAATTCAATTTCGCCTTTGTTGAAATTAATAGCAGTTCTCTCATCGTTGACATTGGCATCAAGAAATTCTCCTTCAACAAAAATCCCGATTGAAAAACTCTTTCCGTTTTCATCTGTCAAAAAGTTATCTAGTTCAGGAATGTCCATGGAAATTTTATCAAAGAGTACCTCCCTGTTATTAGCACAATAGTGAATCTTGTTGTCTACCTTATTACTATATAATTTCACAATACTCAACTTGAATTTTCTCGTTCGAATATCTAGTGTTCTTGTAGTAACCTGCCCATTCGTAAAAAGTTGAAATAAGTCATTCACCACAATCGTTTTCCCCAAGTCATTGAGTAAGATACGTGGGCAGTCATTACTTAAAAAATAAATAAAAGCGTGTTCAATTATTTTCAATGCAATATCTTCCGATTTGGAATTACACCATTTTCTGTATTCCTCTTTTAGACCGTTTAATTTAACCGTGGTATAACGTTCATTGGTGGAATTCACCTCTTCTAAAGAGTGTTTCTCAATACCACGCTTTGTTGGCTCAAAACTGAATTTACGAAGGTTCCATTTATCATTTTCTCTGAAACGACTTTCAATTTCAGCCCTTGAAAAAGCTCTTAACCAGCTAAAGCGACCTATACCTTTTCCGCCCTTTTTATAAGTTGAATGGGCATAATTGAATGAATCATAATTTGCCTCTGTAAAACCAATACCATTATCTCTTACACTGAAATCTATTATTTCGGGTAGTGTTTCCTGTTCATCAAATACCAAATCTTTTTGCTGAGATCTTATAATATCAATTTCAATAATCCCTGGTTTCGTTGAGCTGTCTTCTTCAATTGCTTGAATAGAATTAATTATCGCTTCGAAAAGAGGCAGTAAAGTATTGCTGTATGCAAGTTTTTTTTCATTTATTTTGCCCTTTATATCAATTTGCATAACGATTAGTCTTTTTATTTAGAAGGTCTCGATTTTTTAAACAAGTATCTAATGTCGAGTTTTTACTTAAGTTTTTTAATAACAAATAAAGGTCTTTCCAACTTGTTTAAATTCTATTGTTTTCTTAATTCTTCTTGTTGGGTTTATCCTTTAAAGATAAAACAATTTTTATGGCTCCCTAGCTATAAAATGTAGTAATCGGAAAGTACTTTAAAGTGATACTATAGCGATCCAGTTCCTGTGTTGAGTAGTTTGTCTCGCAATTCAGAATCAATTTCGGCTCTAATCAGTTCGCCAAAACTTATTTCACGCTTCAAAAAGGCTTTATCTCTTACAAGATTTAAATATGCGTTCGGATAGTCACTGGAAAGAATCATCGTCACCTTTTGACCACCGTCATCATATTCATGATAGATCCGTTTAATCCAAAATGAAGAAGTTCCAATTTTAGGTTTAATAAAGAAAAAATTGAAACTACCTCCAACATGAGGTATGTGGGTAAGTCCAACAGTAAATGCGGCATCATTACCCTGATATCTAAATACGATGTGACAAAGAATTTCCTTTTCTTTTTTAAAAAGAAATGGTTGGTCAAAATTCAAGTCGCAGATTTGTTCATATAACTGCTCTAATTGATGACGAATAACACCACTTGACATTCCCAGTTCTTCACCTAGTGCTTTTATAGTGGGTAAGTCATAAGATTCATCTGGAACGTATTTTTCTTTGTCTAAGAACCAATTGACAATGGATTCCTGGAGCCGATCTTTTGGTTTAATAAGTTTCACCGCACTAGGAAAGAAGAAAAGTGCTAATAGATATTCATGAGTTTTGGCTTTGTATTTCTCTACGATCATTTTCTTTTTCATATGAATAATTTTATAGGATTAAAGTTTTGCGGCTCGATGCAATTTAATTAAGATCATTGGCTTTTTATTCTTTTTTCTGATAACTCCCAAGTTTACATTTTTTAGAGACTATTTATCTCAAAAGGAATATGAAAAAAATAGCAATATATGCCACGGATGGCACTAATAGCCTCATAGATTCAGAAACCAATAAAATAGCAATAATTGGTTTTCAATACATTGATGATAGTGAGCAGTTTTTACCAGAGAGTAAAGAGCGAAAGGTAAAAATGGTGGAATTGTTTTTTGATTCAAATTACTCAGACTATTGGTATTTCGGCGAGGACGAAAAATTATTGTTTAATTATATCTCAGAGCGCCGTAAAAGTTTTGAAAAGGAATTGTATAGGGAGGTTACAAAGGTTTCTGAGATAAGGTATCAAGTGTTTCTCAATCACATTACAAGTACATGGTCTGGAAAAAAATTAGGCTTCTTTTAATAAAACTGCTTTCGAACTCTAAGTAGAACATGGAAAACCAGCTGGCTTTAATTCTTTAAAATACACTAGAAAAAAATTCATCCAACAAAATTTTGACAAAATGGACGTGTTCACACAGCAATTAAATATTTTCGAAAAAAATATCCAAAAAACTTTCAAAAACATTTGGTTTTTTGTTTTTATTAAACTATTTTTTATATGAAGTTTAGTAACAATCAGGTTCTCGGAACTCCTGAATTGTGAGGTTTAAAGCTCAAAAAGATGCAAGTAGCGCCTTATGACTACAAGAATGAAGATAAGCTGTGTACGATTGATAAAAAGAAAAGAAAACAAACAAATAGTTTGTTGTTGTTTAGGGGCCGCAATCCTTAGCAACTGAGAAGCCAGAATTAATATGGATCACTCACAGAAGGGGTAAAACCTGATGCACTTCCATCTGACCAAAAGGTTCGTGAAACATGGAAGTACAATTATTTTTTTCTTTTCTTTTTTAATCAAATCGCACATCATAGCCTTGAACGGCTCTAAATGTAAGGTGTTGTTTTGTTCAGGGGGTTCTTTCAGCACCTTTCTCGCTTATACTGTTATACTTAATGGGAAGATAATATATGTAAGGGGGAAAGGGGGTTCATTTTTTGAACTCACTTTCCTATTACCTACAAGGAAGATAATAACACTAGAATAATATACTTGCAGATTTAGAGCAGATTAAAACCCAGTAAAAGTTCCTACACACAGTATATCGCTTCACTTAGGAGAATAAATCACTAGTATAAGAGAGTTTTTTTTAGAGTTTTACCAAAAAAAATTAAACACAGTTTATCACTCCTATATAGGAGAATGCTTCACTTTAATGAGGGAGTTTTTGATGAGATAAAGCAAAAAATTGAACACAGAGTATCGCTTCACTTAAGAGAGTTTTTACGTAGTAAGAAATGATGTTTACCCATCAACCCAATTTCACTTTTAATTCCTGAATAGTAAGGGTAATATTCTTCTTCCTATGAATCATTCTGTGGCAATTAGAACAAACCACAGTTAGGTCTTTTGCAGGATCTGTTTCCCTTTTCGAATTTGTACTCAACGGAACTGCATGATGGACTTCAATATAGTCTTTTCCCCATGCCCCATATTTTTTCTGGAAATCAAACCCACAAGCTTTGCACTTCAGCCCATGAATCTTCATTGCCGTAGCTCTTAATTTCGTGTTTCTTTCAGCTCTCATAGAGATAACAACCTTTTGCCCTCCTTCCGTCTTACTTTCAATATCAAGCACATCATCTAATTCAACTTCTGATTCATTCTCGGTTGATCTATCTTCAACGCCTCTATATTTTTCTTCCAACGTTAGCTTTGTTCTTACCCTAATTTTTAACCACAACAGAATATCCGCCAGGAGAATCTTGTAATTCGGTTTTGAGCAATCCCCAGTAGCAATGATGTCTTTTTTACTAAATCCTTGCGTGTACATTAAGCTTTTAAATTCAGCTTCTAATCCTTGAATTTTTCTGCCTATTGTCATGCCACGATTTTGTCGTATCTGAAATACATTATTTTCAATTGTAAAATTACTTGAATCTAAAGTTAATTGAACTATGCTGTGTTCAGCTTTATTCTCATCGAAAAGGTGAATAAAGCTCTTGAGTTGATTGCTTCTGTGCCTCTTACTGAATTCCAACCAATATTTTCGTTTGTTTATATAACAACAAAAATAATCTCCATCCTTTTGTATTGTATGAACTATGACACCGTTTAAGATAAGTTTTTTTGTTTTTTGCTTGTCTAGGAATTTATTGATGCCATTGAAGAGTTCAATACTATTTTTTATCATAAGTTGGAAAGATTAAGAGTCATTGAAAATAAACAAAACAAGTTTAGTTTTCAAAACTTAAATTACCATTAAATAGAGATCTGAAACTATTTGAGTTAAAACACAAATTTCTCGCATTGTGGCTTTAATTTAATTGTTTTTATTGGTTACACAAAACAATGGGACTATTTGGATTATTTACAAGGAAATAATATCTTTCATATAACAAAAGAGAAATGGCTTCAGATTTTTTATCTGAATTCAACGAGTGCGTGAATTGGTTTTTGGTCACTTCGATTGTGAACTAAATAGGTTTACTTGGCTATGAGGTCATAATTGAAACAATTACATTTATGTTTTACAAATACTATCGAAAAATATGCCTTGTATTGAACTTTTACCGAATGAGATCATAAGAAAAGGAAACTATCCTGCACCAAATAAATCAGGATATGATTCATTGTTTTTTCATCCAAGAACAAAAGGAAAAGGAACTTTGATCCTCAAAGAATTTGGGAAACAGCTATATCTCTACTGCGAACAAAAGAACATTCCTTATTATTGTTTTAAGAATGACTATAACCTAAAAATAAATGTTTACGACAGTATACTTATTGATGTTTTCCCTTTCAAAGAAGGAACGGGAGAGGATGAAAATAAAGTCAACACATATTTAGGTTCCGATGAAGTAAAGTACAACTTATCACTTCTAAATTACATCAAGATAGAATTCAAGAATTTACACGATAAAATTGATAAGAATCAAGGAGTAGTTGTAGAAAACCTACAAAGTCTTGAAGACAAAATTGATGAGATCGCAGTTACGTTGAATGAGGTCCTCGACGAATTGAAGACGGGATTTGATGCAATCAAATCAAGTAATTTAGATCTTGATTCAAAATTAGCTTCACTATGTGACAATTTAGATAAAAATTTAAAAATAAAAGATTCTGTAAAGTTATTAATCGAAAAGGAATGTAAAAAAGAAATTCCTAAATGGGATAATTTGAATAAAGACAGCCAGCTCTTTATCATCACAGCTGAATGGCTTTTTGCTGGTATAAGGGGAAATGACACCATTGATTTTTCACCATTCATTTTGCAATATTGTAGAGCTTTAGAAAATGAATTATCGGTTAATATATTTACCCCATTTCACAAAGAAATACAAGAGGACATGAACACTGTTGAAGATGAAGAGAAGAAAAACAAAAACTTGCCAGATAAGATCAGAGTTAAACTGGCTGATCTAAAAAGTTTTTATAAAAATTTAAAAAAATCACAACCAAAGTTTACAATGGGAGAAATGAAGTTCATCTTAAGCAAACTAAAAAATGATGGTGACACCTATATTAATAGCAGTATACTCCAGCGATTAAGAATAAGAATATTTTCGATTTTTAACGAAAAAGTTCTTTCGAATGAGTTTCTTAAGGTAGTAGATGAAATTTCGAATAACTATAGAAATGAATCAGCACACCCGAATGTTTTAGATCAAATCAAAGCTAATAATTGTAAATCATTAGTTAAAGACAATTTGAACACTTTACTCATATTTAAGTTGAGTAATTGAAATGTTTGCTTTTTTAAATCATAACTAGTAATTCACTGTTATTTCCCATAGTTGATTTGTTGTTTTATGACTCTAAATCATTTCTCCTCTAACTCGACATTTTATTCTTTTCCTGATCAATGATATAGAAAATATTTTCAAAACACTTTCGGAGATTAGTCTTTTCTTCGCCCTCATAACCATAAAGGTTCTCTTCAATTATATCTTGTCTTTGATCGACAGGAATGGACGCTAATTTCAATAATAAATTTCTTTCTTCTTCTATGCTGGGTTCTTTCATGGGATTTTAATTGAGTATTAAAAGTAATTATATTCTTGGTAAAGGGCAATTAAAAAGCCAGGTGGTTAGCCTGGCTTTTGGATTTGTGGTGACAAATAGAAAAGGGTTAAACAATTTTGTCGCTGATCAAAAATAGGAGAATTAACTTGCAAATACAATTACTTACAGAGACTATTTTTTTTTCTTGTCACTTTTCCATAATGACTTTGGAATACTGTCTATTGTTTTCATGAATAACCTTTGCTGCTTTTTTACGCCTGAGTACTTTTCAACAGAATACTTATCTAGGTCTTCTGTTTTTATTTGTTCTCGTATATTTTCATTAGTAATGTAATAACTCATTTTTTGCTTTTCTGGAAGGTCATCTATCAAATCTAATACCTTCTCTTTAATTAATTGTAAAGGTGTCTTTTCATCTGGCACAAAATAATAAATCAATTTCAACCCCATCAATTTAGCAAACCTATCCAGGATTTCCATACTTAGAATTCGCTTTTTCTCGTTAGTTTCATAATTTAATACAGCTTGTTTGGTAACACCCATTTCATTAGCTATATATTCCAGCGGTATATTCAATGCCACTCTAAATTCATTTATTAAACCATTCGCTGGAGATTCTACTTGATAAGCCTTTAATTGTCTTAACTTTTCATTATATATCCTAACAGGATTTGATTTTCTATTTTCAGCATCCCTTTTTTCCTTGTCGATCTCATTCAAGTATAGATCTATTTCATGCGTGCTTCTTTTGAAGACTTGATGCTTTTTGTATCTTTTTTTGTTATTCTTTTTTTCATTCTCTCGTTCATGCGCTTCAAATTCTAAATATCTTTCCATAGCAGCCTGTTCCATCGCATTCGTTGTAAAGTCCGAAAGAGTTTTCTCCCTTTTGATAATCTTCTTTTTCATGGTATGATTTAGGTTGGTTAAATATAGCAGTCAATTTTAAAATTGACAATAATGTGTTAAAAGAATCTAGGTGAAATTTTGAACAACGCATCCGATTGTATTTCAATAAGTTAAGATTAGGCCACTTATAAATATTCTTTTTTTTAGAAATGTACTCCTGATATAGAAGTCGCAACGAAGTGATTTTATAAAAACAAAAATTATCATGAGTAAATCTAACATTGAATGGACAGAAGTAACATGGAATCCAACAACAGGTTGCGATAAAATTACAGCAGGTTGCAAATTCTGCTATGCAGAAGTCTTAACTAAAAGATTGAAAGCAATGGGGCAACCCAAGTATCAAAATGGATTTAATATAACCCTTCATGAAGCAGAGCTAAAAAGACCTTATGGGTGGAGGAAACCTTGTATGGTATTCGTGAATAGTATGAGTGACCTATTCCACAAAGAGGTGCCTTTGGAGTTTATTCAACGAGTTTTCGAAACGATGAATGAAACCCCACTTATTACTTACCAAGTCTTAACAAAGCGTGCTGAGCGACTTGCAGAGTTGAGTCAGTTTCTCAATTGGACTGATAATATTTGGATGGGTGTTTCTGTGGAAGATGAAAAAGTGATGGATCGTATTGGTTATTTAAAATTGACACAGGCAAAAATAAAATTTCTTTCCCTTGAACCACTAATAGGGCCTCTACCAAACTTGAATCTCGATGGTATTGAATGGGTCATTTGCGGTGGTGAGTCAGGACCAGGAAGAAGACCTATTGATCCACAATGGGCAAGAGAGATCAGGGATAGTTGTTTTACTTCTAATGTTCCATTTTTTATGAAACAAATGGACAAAAAAATTCCAATTCCTGATGATCTCATGATTCGTGAATTTCCACAAACAAATAATAGTAATAATCAATTAAACAATCAAAAAATAACAACCATGAAAACAACAACAGAAATCCAAACAAAACAAGCAATCTTAGCAAAGCTTAGTCCATTTAAGAAAGAAATTGGACAAGCATTAATAAATGGTGAAAATCCAGAATCCTTAGCTATTAGACTTGCTGAAAAAAGAGTAATGCCTGTTCCAACAGCGCAAGCTTATATTACAATGGTTCGAAAACTGTTTGATAAAGTAGAAACATTGCCAGCTAAAATGGAAACGATTGTTACACAAAAAAATAATGTTGTTGCTAAAAATGTGCGCACAAAAATTAGTGACGTGAAGGATGTCGCTGTTGATGTTGAGGAAGGTGAAATAACAACCATCAAATTCGAAATTACAATTAACCTTAAAAAAAGCAAGTAAGCATGGAAAATAGAGCTATTAAATCAAATACAAATGATAAAGTCTTCGACAAACTCTGGGCAAACATAAAGCTTAACGAAAAAAAAGAAAAAACAGAGCATAAGAATCATATCACAGACATCTCATTTTCAGATTTTAGAGAATTTGGAGTAAAGGTGGAATACAAGTCAGAAGCAATTGAGAAATACTTCTTGTTCGAATTCGAACTAGGAACTAGTTTTCCTAGAACAATATCAGACGAAGAAATTCTAATAGAATTTCTTGAATGGTCTTACTTTAATGAAGATCGCTCTTATGGTGAATATCTTGAATATCGCAAATCTCCATACATCAGCAAAAAATTATATGATGAAGTATCTGTTTTGTTGGATGTTAAGAATATCGCATTGAACAAATTAACTATTGGCACAATTGCCATTTCATTTCTAAAATTTAAATATGAAATGAAACGTTATGAATTCAATAAGAAACTCTTCACTTCAAAGAAAGAAAGCCTCGAAAAGATAAAGTACTTGGAATTTCTTACACAATTTCAGCAGACAAATTGCAGAATAGACAAAATAAAAATTCAGGCGACAAGTAGTGAAGGTTCATTAGATTGTTTATTGCCTCTAGAGATGTTTGAAGCCTATTTAAATAAATTTGAAATAGAGTGTAACGACTCTATAGATATCTATCGACAATGTATAGAATATGAATACGTTAATGTACAGCAAAACAAGACAGAAAACTCTTACAAAAACAGACTCATTGGGAATTTTGTTGGGGGCCTTGACTCGATGCTTTTATCAGAATTTAAAATCACGACTCCAAATCATCGTCACTTCATAATAGGATATCTATTAAGCTATTCAGGTGTAATTTATTCAGAATTGAAAGTGAAGAAAATGATAGATAACGAAGAGATTAATTACTCGAATGTAGGGGAATATTTATCAGATAGAGCCAGACAGTATATTCCTAAGATAAAAGATAGTCCACATTAGGCTTTTTAAAAAGTGCTTCAGAAAAGGTTGCAATTATTTTCAGACCGTGGATCATTTGAAACCATTGCAAAATAAGGTTGGAGAATATGTTAAACTTTTTTTTACGCATTATCCAACTTTCATATGCGTATAAGAGTATAGAAAGTCGAATAAAAAAATATTAATCAAAAAAACGAAATAAACAAAACTATGGCAAAAAACGAAACAACGAGAGAAATCTTCAGTCGCTTAATGATAGATTCCTTATCAAATTGTATAACACAAATGAAAAAGGAAGGAAGGAATAATTTTGAAATTCTAGGGACTGTGATACTACTAATATCAAGTGCTAACACAGATGAGGATGAGAACATGACAGAAGAAATATATAATTCTATTAACGAACGCTTAAGCTACGAAATTGAAAAAGGTGAAGCAAGCCGATCAGAATTAAACTAAAAAATAAAACGAAACAATAAGAACGCATGGAAAGTATAACTATACAAAAATCCCTAACTCCAATAAATTGGTGGCTATATAATAACGAAAAAAGCAAGGTATTGCAACTGTTTCAATGGATTTTCAGAAACCATTACGTAACTAAAATATTTATATTATCTCAGTTAAATATTTATCTGAGCTTAAACAAAATATTTTTCATTCAGTCGAAAAAATTAACATTTGAATACGAAAATAAATTAGTTAAAACCATTGCGCATGTCAAAAAAATTTATAATTTCGTATACAAGAATATAAAACACGCATTGTTGCAACCTTTTTCTAAAAGATGCGTGTCTTATAAAAAAACAGTGTTACACTTTCCGCCACTTAAAATTGGCGGCCACGTATCACTTCACAAATGGGTTAGGCTGCCGCAGTTAAAATTGTGGAGCAAAAATTTCGAACCTGATGGACTAGCATCAGGATACAATAACCTAAATCATAAAAAAACAAATGTCAGGAAAACCTGACCAGGGGTTGGTATGCTTTAAATCATACCAGGGCGATTCCGAAAAGCCTAAAAAAAGAGTAGGAGAATTTCGTAAAGTCTAAAGCTTCTTTTTCAAGGCAACTTGAGACTGAATCTAAGAATTAAAAAAAGTGAGAAAAGACTCACGTGGGATATTATTGCCTTAAAACTAAATAAAATGTATAAACAAATAAACAAAATAAAATGACAACTGAAGAAAGAATACAAGCAATGAACAAGGTAGTTAGGCTGATTGACACACTAAGTATGCGTACTCTAAGGTTCAACGCTAGAAAAATAATTGAGCCATTCACTCCTGTGCTAATAATAGACCTAGTAAGAATGAATGCAACTCAAAATTTTCTTAAACCAGGTAGAAAAATTTTAAGTGATGGTAATACCATTGTGACTCTCGAAATATCGAGAAGTGGAGGGAGCCTAAAAAGATACTTAACGGAAGGGTTGGTTTACAAAATACTGGAGCTAGAAGAAATGGAAGCTGAGAAAAAACCAACAATAAATCAGGAAAATGAATATAGAAACATAAAACCATAAACATGAAAAACGATAAAAGCAACAACTTCGAAGAACACTTAATAAACGGAAAATCTTTTCATTGGATTGAGGACAGCGGTGAATCAATAGATTCCTTTATGGAAAAAGCAACTAAAAGTATTACACCAATTTACAATTACAAATACTTGATAATAGCTGTCATCCATAATAACGATGTAACACATTACGACAAGGCTGATCTTTATGTGGCTTGCAAAGGGAAATTGGAACTAGCTAATGAATTCATAAGGCTCAGCGAACAAGAGTATTTGTGTAAAGTAGATAAACTTGATATCGCATTGATTCAACGCCTAAGAAATACTGAGGACGAATAAAATAAAAAAGTGGCCAATGTAGTACTTCTTTGCTAGTTACAAAGAAGACTCTACTGGATTTAAGTAAGGGTATTTCACTAGCACCAACACCCCTTGCGTGCAAAGTGCTGGGTTCAATTCCCAGGCTTAAACAAAATAAATAGTAAAAAGTGTAATCAAAAAATAAAACAAAAATGAAAAAAGTAAATTTTATAAAGAGTAAAAAAGAGTACCAGGATGCTAGAATAAAAGCTATTAATATGGGACGGAATGACATTATTAAAGAGCAGAACGCCCTGAGAAATACGTTGCCTGCAATTTTAAAAAATGCAATTTCATTCTCACCACCCACCTTCATAGACCATCAAACCAGTTTCGAAGTCGACATAGAAGTTGTCAAGTTGATGTTACAAACACTCTGTGAAGAACACGATCTATCTGATTCGCAGTATTTGCAAGATTTTGCGGATAGTAAGCGTGATGTTCCTTTTTTTGACTTAGTTCAAACAGATGAACTAAGCTATAATCAGATAGCCACTTACCTTGTTTATCATTTCCACAACGCAATGACCTTCCAATTTGAGAAGGTGCAAGGATACATACCGTTGAGGCAAGGATTAATATGCAATAGCAAATCTGGGGAAGAAATACGTTTAGCTTTATTCTTTTGCTTCATCGCAAATGATGATGATACAATCAATTGCCATATTTCTGATCTAAGAAATTTCAATCTTGTTTTCAAAATGGACTTATACTTTTATTCGGTATTTGGAAATATGTGTGAGGAATGGAACAGGGACAATGGTTTTATCGCTTAAAAAATTAAAATTATGAAAAAGGAAAATACGAGAACATATACCCACTGGTCAATGGCAAAAATATTTGCCTCTGCAATGGGACTAAAACCAGAAACAAAAGAGTATTGCCAGTATATAAAGGATTATAATTTCAGAAGTGCTAAAAAACTGATAAATGAGTTAAGCATTGTTGACCTAAAAAATTATGGCAAAAAGTATTTTGACGATAGTCCTGTATTAATAATTGATCTAAGAAAAAATGAATGTAGGATGCAGGTTATGGGGAACAGCCATTTAATTAATAATGAATGTTTGATAAGTATAAGTTTAGTATCATACGCAAAAGGCAGCTACAAAGTAGGACTAATTAAATTATTGGAATACCGAATATTTGGAT
This region includes:
- a CDS encoding HNH endonuclease gives rise to the protein MIKNSIELFNGINKFLDKQKTKKLILNGVIVHTIQKDGDYFCCYINKRKYWLEFSKRHRSNQLKSFIHLFDENKAEHSIVQLTLDSSNFTIENNVFQIRQNRGMTIGRKIQGLEAEFKSLMYTQGFSKKDIIATGDCSKPNYKILLADILLWLKIRVRTKLTLEEKYRGVEDRSTENESEVELDDVLDIESKTEGGQKVVISMRAERNTKLRATAMKIHGLKCKACGFDFQKKYGAWGKDYIEVHHAVPLSTNSKRETDPAKDLTVVCSNCHRMIHRKKNITLTIQELKVKLG
- a CDS encoding helix-turn-helix domain-containing protein, whose protein sequence is MKKKIIKREKTLSDFTTNAMEQAAMERYLEFEAHERENEKKNNKKRYKKHQVFKRSTHEIDLYLNEIDKEKRDAENRKSNPVRIYNEKLRQLKAYQVESPANGLINEFRVALNIPLEYIANEMGVTKQAVLNYETNEKKRILSMEILDRFAKLMGLKLIYYFVPDEKTPLQLIKEKVLDLIDDLPEKQKMSYYITNENIREQIKTEDLDKYSVEKYSGVKKQQRLFMKTIDSIPKSLWKSDKKKK
- a CDS encoding DUF5131 family protein — translated: MSKSNIEWTEVTWNPTTGCDKITAGCKFCYAEVLTKRLKAMGQPKYQNGFNITLHEAELKRPYGWRKPCMVFVNSMSDLFHKEVPLEFIQRVFETMNETPLITYQVLTKRAERLAELSQFLNWTDNIWMGVSVEDEKVMDRIGYLKLTQAKIKFLSLEPLIGPLPNLNLDGIEWVICGGESGPGRRPIDPQWAREIRDSCFTSNVPFFMKQMDKKIPIPDDLMIREFPQTNNSNNQLNNQKITTMKTTTEIQTKQAILAKLSPFKKEIGQALINGENPESLAIRLAEKRVMPVPTAQAYITMVRKLFDKVETLPAKMETIVTQKNNVVAKNVRTKISDVKDVAVDVEEGEITTIKFEITINLKKSK